In Thunnus albacares chromosome 10, fThuAlb1.1, whole genome shotgun sequence, a single window of DNA contains:
- the fut11 gene encoding alpha-(1,3)-fucosyltransferase 11, producing the protein MAGRGRLVPCVCLGLFGVLCWVWVSFASFPDDQLPLEALDAVDRGAFQPQSALAEMEFASISSYRGPGNNDRRSNKELPILLWWSGGLFPHFPGDTERIDCATSSCLVTSNRKVQLYKRTASIIFYGTDFRAYEAPLPRLRHQTWALFHEESPMNNYVLSHGPGIRLFNYTATFRRESDYPLTLQWLPSLNYLLKPVAVSLKEKNRLRREGLAPVLYMQSHCDVPSDRDRYVHELMKYIQVDSYGKCLNNKPLPEHLKDTSTATSEDPNFMGFVARYKFHLALENGRCPDYMTEKLWRPLHQGCVPVYRGSSVVADWMPNDRSAIIIDDFPSPKALADTLKFLDENDNEYAKYLEFKHPSRITNIHLLEALETREWGVNDMSKPNYLNGFECYVCDQENARLAAERAYRKAPKKNQPPQPKMATNSHMGCPLPSPGYGDVQDLPADDGWLQIWPQDYWQSLDQAEGLESLIRHNESDPSLLWKHIQNIAVSRARGKH; encoded by the exons ATGGCAGGTAGGGGCAGGCTGGTGccctgtgtgtgtctggggcTGTTCGGTGTCCTATGCTGGGTCTGGGTCTCCTTTGCCTCCTTTCCTGATGACCAACTTCCCCTGGAGGCCTTGGATGCAGTGGACCGAGGAGCCTTTCAGCCCCAGAGTGCTCTAGCAGAGATGGAGTTCGCCTCCATCAGCTCATACAGAGGTCCTGGCAACAATGACCGCCGCAGTAACAAGGAGCTGCCCATTCTCCTGTGGTGGAGCGGAGGTTTGTTCCCACATTTTCCTGGAGACACTGAGCGCATTGATTGTGCCACATCCTCCTGCCTGGTCACAAGCAACCGCAAG GTCCAGCTCTATAAACGGACAGCATCCATCATCTTTTATGGGACAGACTTCCGTGCATATGAGGCGCCGCTCCCTCGTCTCCGTCACCAGACCTGGGCGCTGTTCCATGAAGAGTCACCCATGAATAACTATGTGCTCTCTCATGGACCAGGAATCAGGCTGTTCAATTACACTGCCACGTTTCGCAGGGAGTCCGACTATCCTCTGACCCTGCAGTGGCTGCCCTCTCTGAACTACCTGCTGAAACCTGTAGCCGTGTCCCTGAAGGAGAAGAACCGGCTGAGGAGGGAGGGCCTGGCCCCTGTGCTCTACATGCAGTCTCACTGCGATGTGCcatcagacagagacagatacGTCCACGAGCTCATGAAGTACATCCAG gtGGACTCTTACGGGAAATGCTTGAACAACAAACCCCTACCTGAACATCTGAAGGACACATCTACTGCTACCAGCGAGGATCCCAATTTCATGGGTTTTGTTGCCCGCTACAAGTTCCACCTGGCACTGGAGAACGGCCGGTGTCCAGATTACATGACAGAAAAGCTGTGGCGGCCTCTCCATCAGGGCTGTGTGCCCGTCTATCGAGGCTCCTCCGTGGTGGCAGACTGGATGCCCAACGACCGTTCTGCGATCATCATAGATGACTTCCCCTCACCTAAAGCACTTGCTGACACCCTCAAATTTCTGGATGAGAACGATaatgaatatgcaaaatatTTAGAGTTCAAACACCCCAGTCGTATTACCAATATTCATTTGCTGGAGGCTCTAGAGACCCGTGAGTGGGGGGTTAATGACATGAGTAAACCCAACTATTTGAATGGATTTGAGTGTTACGTGTGTGACCAGGAGAATGCGCGACTGGCAGCAGAACGAGCATACAGGAAGGCTCCTAAGAAGAACCAACCTCCTCAGCCAAAAATGGCTACAAACTCTCACATGGGATGTCCACTGCCCAGTCCGGGGTATGGAGACGTCCAAGACTTACCTGCAGATGATGG ATGGTTGCAAATATGGCCTCAGGATTACTGGCAGAGCCTGGACCAAGCAGAGGGGCTGGAGTCTCTGATAAGACATAACGAGTCAGACCCTTCGCTGCTGTGGAAGCACATCCAAAACATTGCTGTGAGCAGAGCCAGaggaaaacactga
- the LOC122989972 gene encoding flocculation protein FLO11-like isoform X1, whose amino-acid sequence MSNEGDRAAVFRTTKVRTKLKGDASWLQRRSEPENETVEEKPWIAEVRAGRVDGAPIETSPVSSPTTSTPSPVKSDTERAPTGFLIRGVFTKLDKPAPSSTSNGYSGTTQFTKKPSENYKRIAPHTVRSTSENQEGTLSPEEKEKRTEIANNVLKKSAARQRSYVLSAAKKYDSKDKADDTSPVNSDSSFVAKRVEITDDDESVAPVSTPPSPPVVPVTSVASAPEPKPRKLVNTSVKTAANVNDDAAPKPVKEEPLPVSVTEKDPFEDMKPGCTKVATPLPELIPVYVQAVCADVEHDDSEVSGLPLVKLTPASPIPVSPTQASPASPTPAPPASTPISPAVKEDTVKTEPEPEPEPFPNPRSGVDTLTALSDTLISFDTSSTSSQDDEPGLAEEEGGSADSHTEDGVEQEPTLALSNCEPITGDLLALSDGPEESAEPVPPSPHCWSQDLLGELDSLSTQREEEKQTDETSSETQSPTEAVTTTTKTVIITDKSSADPFDPYPIGTTSPNSSSDLFQPLADISINRVSPTSVKNEDPSPKTNISCNALESLADDIIPINTDTTSAHRSWARAWETSPPEKTNTGESQKAAPVGQAEDQQTLVKSEKKSSPWDRWTLPTDYTTTTTSDEEEEEEEEKEEEEEEEKEEKEEEEEEEEKEERETRSEPEPAMDRTVMEKDQHGQTPEPETKKGFVYVKEYVNATELSLHNAKNNIDSGSDDLTSSSVNDTYNSPSTYTSDLLSSTCTYCGELVGHDAKITIEHLNINCHPACFKCGVCSKPMGDLLYNMFLHGGKVHCESCYSKALD is encoded by the exons ATGTCAAATG AGGGGGACAGAGCAGCTGTGTTCCGTACCACCAAAGTGCGGACCAAGCTGAAGGGAGACGCCAGCTGGCTGCAGCGCCGCAGTGAACCTGAGAATGAAACCGTGGAAGAGAAGCCATG GATAGCAGAGGTGAGAGCCGGCCGTGTGGACGGGGCTCCTATTGAGACCAGTCCAGTGTCTTCACCAACAACATCCACTCCATCACCCGTCAAGTCTGACACTGAAAG AGCGCCAACAGGATTCCTGATCAG aGGCGTTTTCACTAAACTAGACAAGCCTGCTCCGTCCTCAACATCTAACGGCTATAG TGGAACAACACAATTCACCAAAAAACCTTCAGAGAACTACAAGAGAAT AGCCCCCCACACTGTGAGGTCCACCTCAGAGAACCAGGAGGGTACCCTTAGTcctgaggagaaggagaaacG GACAGAGATAGCCAACAATGTTCTGAAGAAATCTGCAGCTAGGCAACGGTCTTATGTGCTTTCTGCTGCTAAGAAATATGA TTCTAAAGACAAAGCAGATGACACCTCGCCAGTCAACAGCGATTCATCATTTGTGGCTAAAAG GGTGGAGAttactgatgatgatgagagtGTTGCACCTGTCAGCACTCCGCCCTCGCCCCCTGTCGTCCCTGTCACATCTGTTGCCTCTGCGCCTGAGCCCAAACCAAGGAAATT AGTCAACACCAGTGTGAAGACAGCTGCTAATGTCAATGATGATGCTGCCCCAAAGCCTGTGAAAGAAGAACCCCTGCCAGTGTCTGTTACAGAAAAAGACCCCTTTGAAGACATGAAACCAGGGTGCACCAAGGTGGCCACTCCCCTCCCTGAACTCATCCCTGTGTATGTTCAAGCAGTCTGTGCAGATGTAGAACACGATGATTCAGAGGTTTCTGGCCTTCCTCTGGTTAAACTCACCCCAGCGTCACCAATCCCAGTGTCACCTACTCAAGCATCCCCTGCTTCACCAACCCCTGCTCCACCAGCATCTACTCCAATATCTCCTGCTGTAAAAGAGGACACAGTGAAGACAGAGCCAGAGCCAGAGCCAGAACCTTTTCCAAACCCAAG GTCTGGTGTTGACACGCTCACCGCCTTGTCCGACACCCTTATTTCTTTTGACACAAGTTCAACCAG TTCTCAGGATGATGAGCCAGGGCtggcagaggaagagggaggcTCAGCGGACAGTCACACAGAGGATGG AGTTGAGCAGGAGCCAACTCTGGCGCTCAGCAATTGTGAACCAATAACAGGGGATCTCCTGGCTCTCAGTGATGG TCCAGAGGAGTCAGCAGAGCCGGTTCCCCCCAGCCCACATTGCTGGAGTCAGGATCTGCTTGGTGAACTGGACAG CCTCAGCACGCAGcgagaggaggagaagcagacagATGAGACATCCAGCGAAACACAAAG CCCCACAGAAGCAGTCACTACAACCACCAAAACTGTGATCATTACTGACAAAAG CTCGGCTGATCCGTTTGATCCATATCCGATAGGGACCACATCCCCTAACAG CTCCTCTGACCTGTTCCAGCCCCTCGCAGATATTTCCATCAACAG AGTGTCACCCACTTCCGTGAAGAACGAAGATCCAAGTCCAAAAACCAA CATAAGCTGTAATGCATTGGAATCCCTTGCAGATGACATTATCCCCATCAACACTGACACCACAAG CGCTCATCGGTCATGGGCACGCGCATGGGAAACTAGCCCACCCGAGAAGACGAACACAGGAGAGAG CCAAAAGGCTGCACCAGTAGGCCAAGCTGAAGATCAACAGACGCTggtcaagtctgagaaaaa GTCCTCCCCATGGGACAGATGGACATTACCCACCGACTATACTACCACTACCACttcagatgaagaggaggaggaggaggaggagaaggaagaggaggaggaggaggagaaggaggagaaggaagaggaggaggaggaggaggagaaggaggagag GGAGACACGAAGTGAGCCAGAGCCTGCTATGGATCG GACTGTGATGGAAAAGGACCAGCATGGCCAAACACCAGAACCTGAGACCAAAAA GGGTTTTGTGTATGTGAAGGAGTACGTCAATGCAACAGAGCTGTCCCTGCACAACGCCAAAAACAACATTGATAG TGGGTCAGATGATTTGACATCAAGCTCTGTCAACGACACATACAACAGCCCCTCCACTTACACCAG TGACTTGCTGTCGTCCACTTGTACATACTGCGGGGAGCTGGTGGGCCATGATGCCAAGATCACCATTGAGCACCTCAATATCAACTGCCACCCTGCCTGCTTCAAG TGTGGTGTGTGTAGTAAGCCTATGGGAGACCTTCTCTACAATATGTTCCTACATGGTGGGAAAGTCCACTGTGAGAGCTGCTACTCCAAAGCCCTCGACTGA
- the LOC122989972 gene encoding flocculation protein FLO11-like isoform X2 has product MSNEGDRAAVFRTTKVRTKLKGDASWLQRRSEPENETVEEKPWIAEVRAGRVDGAPIETSPVSSPTTSTPSPVKSDTERAPTGFLIRGVFTKLDKPAPSSTSNGYSGTTQFTKKPSENYKRIAPHTVRSTSENQEGTLSPEEKEKRTEIANNVLKKSAARQRSYVLSAAKKYDSKDKADDTSPVNSDSSFVAKRVEITDDDESVAPVSTPPSPPVVPVTSVASAPEPKPRKLVNTSVKTAANVNDDAAPKPVKEEPLPVSVTEKDPFEDMKPGCTKVATPLPELIPVYVQAVCADVEHDDSEVSGLPLVKLTPASPIPVSPTQASPASPTPAPPASTPISPAVKEDTVKTEPEPEPEPFPNPRSGVDTLTALSDTLISFDTSSTSSQDDEPGLAEEEGGSADSHTEDGVEQEPTLALSNCEPITGDLLALSDGPEESAEPVPPSPHCWSQDLLGELDSLSTQREEEKQTDETSSETQSPTEAVTTTTKTVIITDKSSADPFDPYPIGTTSPNSSSDLFQPLADISINRVSPTSVKNEDPSPKTNISCNALESLADDIIPINTDTTSQKAAPVGQAEDQQTLVKSEKKSSPWDRWTLPTDYTTTTTSDEEEEEEEEKEEEEEEEKEEKEEEEEEEEKEERETRSEPEPAMDRTVMEKDQHGQTPEPETKKGFVYVKEYVNATELSLHNAKNNIDSGSDDLTSSSVNDTYNSPSTYTSDLLSSTCTYCGELVGHDAKITIEHLNINCHPACFKCGVCSKPMGDLLYNMFLHGGKVHCESCYSKALD; this is encoded by the exons ATGTCAAATG AGGGGGACAGAGCAGCTGTGTTCCGTACCACCAAAGTGCGGACCAAGCTGAAGGGAGACGCCAGCTGGCTGCAGCGCCGCAGTGAACCTGAGAATGAAACCGTGGAAGAGAAGCCATG GATAGCAGAGGTGAGAGCCGGCCGTGTGGACGGGGCTCCTATTGAGACCAGTCCAGTGTCTTCACCAACAACATCCACTCCATCACCCGTCAAGTCTGACACTGAAAG AGCGCCAACAGGATTCCTGATCAG aGGCGTTTTCACTAAACTAGACAAGCCTGCTCCGTCCTCAACATCTAACGGCTATAG TGGAACAACACAATTCACCAAAAAACCTTCAGAGAACTACAAGAGAAT AGCCCCCCACACTGTGAGGTCCACCTCAGAGAACCAGGAGGGTACCCTTAGTcctgaggagaaggagaaacG GACAGAGATAGCCAACAATGTTCTGAAGAAATCTGCAGCTAGGCAACGGTCTTATGTGCTTTCTGCTGCTAAGAAATATGA TTCTAAAGACAAAGCAGATGACACCTCGCCAGTCAACAGCGATTCATCATTTGTGGCTAAAAG GGTGGAGAttactgatgatgatgagagtGTTGCACCTGTCAGCACTCCGCCCTCGCCCCCTGTCGTCCCTGTCACATCTGTTGCCTCTGCGCCTGAGCCCAAACCAAGGAAATT AGTCAACACCAGTGTGAAGACAGCTGCTAATGTCAATGATGATGCTGCCCCAAAGCCTGTGAAAGAAGAACCCCTGCCAGTGTCTGTTACAGAAAAAGACCCCTTTGAAGACATGAAACCAGGGTGCACCAAGGTGGCCACTCCCCTCCCTGAACTCATCCCTGTGTATGTTCAAGCAGTCTGTGCAGATGTAGAACACGATGATTCAGAGGTTTCTGGCCTTCCTCTGGTTAAACTCACCCCAGCGTCACCAATCCCAGTGTCACCTACTCAAGCATCCCCTGCTTCACCAACCCCTGCTCCACCAGCATCTACTCCAATATCTCCTGCTGTAAAAGAGGACACAGTGAAGACAGAGCCAGAGCCAGAGCCAGAACCTTTTCCAAACCCAAG GTCTGGTGTTGACACGCTCACCGCCTTGTCCGACACCCTTATTTCTTTTGACACAAGTTCAACCAG TTCTCAGGATGATGAGCCAGGGCtggcagaggaagagggaggcTCAGCGGACAGTCACACAGAGGATGG AGTTGAGCAGGAGCCAACTCTGGCGCTCAGCAATTGTGAACCAATAACAGGGGATCTCCTGGCTCTCAGTGATGG TCCAGAGGAGTCAGCAGAGCCGGTTCCCCCCAGCCCACATTGCTGGAGTCAGGATCTGCTTGGTGAACTGGACAG CCTCAGCACGCAGcgagaggaggagaagcagacagATGAGACATCCAGCGAAACACAAAG CCCCACAGAAGCAGTCACTACAACCACCAAAACTGTGATCATTACTGACAAAAG CTCGGCTGATCCGTTTGATCCATATCCGATAGGGACCACATCCCCTAACAG CTCCTCTGACCTGTTCCAGCCCCTCGCAGATATTTCCATCAACAG AGTGTCACCCACTTCCGTGAAGAACGAAGATCCAAGTCCAAAAACCAA CATAAGCTGTAATGCATTGGAATCCCTTGCAGATGACATTATCCCCATCAACACTGACACCACAAG CCAAAAGGCTGCACCAGTAGGCCAAGCTGAAGATCAACAGACGCTggtcaagtctgagaaaaa GTCCTCCCCATGGGACAGATGGACATTACCCACCGACTATACTACCACTACCACttcagatgaagaggaggaggaggaggaggagaaggaagaggaggaggaggaggagaaggaggagaaggaagaggaggaggaggaggaggagaaggaggagag GGAGACACGAAGTGAGCCAGAGCCTGCTATGGATCG GACTGTGATGGAAAAGGACCAGCATGGCCAAACACCAGAACCTGAGACCAAAAA GGGTTTTGTGTATGTGAAGGAGTACGTCAATGCAACAGAGCTGTCCCTGCACAACGCCAAAAACAACATTGATAG TGGGTCAGATGATTTGACATCAAGCTCTGTCAACGACACATACAACAGCCCCTCCACTTACACCAG TGACTTGCTGTCGTCCACTTGTACATACTGCGGGGAGCTGGTGGGCCATGATGCCAAGATCACCATTGAGCACCTCAATATCAACTGCCACCCTGCCTGCTTCAAG TGTGGTGTGTGTAGTAAGCCTATGGGAGACCTTCTCTACAATATGTTCCTACATGGTGGGAAAGTCCACTGTGAGAGCTGCTACTCCAAAGCCCTCGACTGA
- the rab9b gene encoding ras-related protein Rab-9B: MMSGKSLLLKVILLGDGGVGKSSLMNRYVTDRFDSQSFHTIGVEFLNRDLEVDGRLVTLQIWDTAGQERFKSLRTPFYRGADCCLLTFAVNDLQSFQNLGGWKKEFMHYSDVKDPERFPFVVLGNKVDMEQREVGEDEARAWCEENGCCPYFETSAKDDTNVTAAFEAAVKEVLAAEDQIDHTLLSGTIDLHGNRKTARTSCC; the protein is encoded by the coding sequence ATGATGAGCGGGAAGAGCCTGCTGCTGAAGGTGATCCTGCTGGGGGACGGAGGAGTGGGCAAGTCCTCCTTGATGAACCGTTATGTCACAGACCGCTTCGACTCCCAGTCCTTCCACACCATTGGTGTGGAGTTCCTCAACAGGGACCTGGAGGTGGACGGGCGCCTAGTTACTCTTCAGATCTGGGACACAGCGGGCCAGGAGCGCTTCAAATCCCTGCGCACGCCCTTCTACCGAGGCGCCGACTGCTGCCTGCTCACATTTGCTGTGAACGATCTGCAGAGCTTCCAGAACCTTGGCGGCTGGAAGAAGGAGTTTATGCATTATTCGGACGTCAAAGACCCTGAGCGGTTCCCTTTTGTGGTACTTGGGAATAAGGTAGACATGGAGCAAAGGGAAGTTGGGGAGGATGAAGCACGGGCCTGGTGTGAGGAGAACGGCTGCTGCCCTTACTTTGAGACCAGTGCTAAGGATGACACTAATGTCACAGCTGCATTCGAGGCAGCTGTCAAGGAAGTTCTGGCTGCTGAGGACCAGATTGACCACACACTACTGAGTGGTACTATAGATCTCCATGGCAACCGCAAAACAGCTCGCACTTCTTGCTGCTGA